The genomic window GCTCCGGCTACCACCAGGTCCTGCAGACGATCCTCCCGGTGCGCTACGGCGGTTCGTACGGCAACGGGTCCGAGACGTGGAACGTGCTCGTCGACCATCCGGTCACCGAGAACCTGCCGTCGAGCTTCGGGACCGAGTCGTCGAACCAGTACTCGATCGTGGCCCCGAAGTCGGGCGCGACGCAGCTGGTCCGTGGCAGCCGCTCGGGCGCGAGCGTGGTCACCTGGGCTCGAACCGGCCGCGTCGTGAGCCTGAACATGGCCGCCGAGTACAGCGATCGCGAGGTCTGGAACGCCGACCTCGACCAGCTCTTCGTCGACGCGGTGGGGTTCGTGGCGAAGCGTTGAATCGATTCACGGGGGATGAACCGACCGGACGGCGCGCGGAGCCGACTTCCGCCGCGGAAGCGCTGTCCGCCGAGCCCGACTTCCGCCGCCGAAGCGCACCCACGCAGAACGGGGCCCCGCCACCGCGGAGCCCCGTTCCCCTGGACCGACGATGACGAGCCGCGACCTCAGTCGCTGCTGCCCATCATCTCCTCCTTCAGCTCCTCGTAGTCGAGCTCGTACGACGGCTTCTCCTCGCCGTCCTCGAGGAGGAAGTGGTTCATCCAGCGCTGCAGGCGCAGCGAGTAGTCGAGCTTGCCGGCGGCCTTGCGGTTGCCGTGACCCTCGCCGGGGTACCACACCAGGCGCACGGGCGCGTCGGCCATGTGCTCGAAGTACCGGTACATGATCATCGACTGGGTCGGGTGCACGCGCGGATCGTCCTTGCCGTGCAGGATCAGCAACGGGGTCTCGCTACCCTTGGCGTGGTAGATCGGGCTGCGCTCGAGGAAGAAGTCCCAGTCGGTGTAGACCTTGCGCGGGTTCTGGTGCACGAGCTGCGACTCACGCGGGATGTCGGTGGTGCCGAACTTCGAGTACTGCTCGCTGATGCCGACGAACATCACGCTGGCCTGGAAGTGCTCGCTGAGCTTCGTGGCACCCCAGGCGCTGGCGTAGCCGCCGTAGCTGCCACCGGTGATGCCCACGCGGCCCTCTTCGACCATCCCCAGCTCGATCAGGTCGTTCACGCCGTCGACGACGTCGTCGAACTCCTTGCCGCCGGGATCACCCTGGCTGGTCATGGTGAAGTCATAGCCCCGGCCGGTGCTGCCGCGGTAGTTCGGGTACCACACGAAGTAGCCCTGCGCGGCCATGTACTGCCCGGGACGCGAGTACCAGGTCTTCCAGCCGTTGCGCTCATGGGCCTCGGGTCCGCCGTGGATCACCGCGACCAGCGGATAGACGACGCCGTGCTGGTAGTCGACCGGCTGGATCAGGATGCCGTGCAGCTCCATGCCGTCACGCGCGGTCCAGGTGTGCACGGTCTGGTCGCCGAGGTCGATCTCGCTCAGCCACTCGTTGTGGACGGTCGCCCGCTCGGGATCCTGTGCCGTGCGACCCACGAACACCTCACCCGGATGTTCGGGGCTTTCGCCGACGAAGGCCATGTGCTCGCCGTCGTCGGTCACGCTCATCGACAGGAGCACGGGCTGGCCCTCGTCGACCAGCACGTTCGGCTCGCCGCCGCTCGCGGCGATCTCGCCCACCTGCGTGTGCACGTTGCTGTCGAGCAGGTAGAGGATCGTGTCGTCGTCCCTCCACGCGACGCCGTTCACGTGACCCTCCACACCGGGCATCAGGTTGGTCGGCTCGCCGCCGGTGGCGCGGGCAACCATGAGCTGTCCCTCGGCGGGATCGTGGATGTCGACGGCACCGATGAACGCCACGTGCTCGCCGTCGGGGCTGAAGGCCGCCTGGCCCAGCTTGCCCTCGGTCTCGATCTGGCCGGCGATGTCGCCGGTCACCAGGTCGACCAGCGTGTACGTGCGGAACATGTAGTGCAGGTCGATCCGCGAGTCCTCGGCGATGCTCACGAGCACGTGGTCGTGGCCGGGTCGGTAGTGCAGGTCGTCGGGATGTCCCTCGAGCTCGATGTGGCGCGGGTCCAGGTCACCGTCGGTGCGGAAGTCGTCGAGGTCGACGTTCACCACGTACAGCTGATTGTTCTTGATGTTCTCCTCGTAGAACTCCATGTCGAAGCCCTGTTCCTCGAGCTCCTCCTCGCGCTCGGTCTCGCCCTCGCGCGCCAGGAAGGCCACGCGGGTGCCGTCGTCGTTGAACGCGTACTCGGCGATGCTCTCGTCGTGCTCGAGGATCTTGCGGGCCTCGCCACCGCTCGCGCTGATCACGTACAGCGAGCGGTTGTCGTCGCCCTCGCGCTCCGAGAGGAAGGCGACGTGCGAGCCGTCGGGCGTCCAGCTCACGCTGCTGACGCTGACCTCGCCGGTGACGAAGGGACGACTCTCGCCGGCCTCGACGTCGTAGACGTGCAGCTCGACCCAGTTCGGACCGTTGTCGTCGACCATCGGCTCGCGGGGCACGCTGAGCGTGTAGGCCACGTGGCTGCCGTCGGGCGAGATCGCGGCCGAACGCACCGACTGGATCTTGGCGACGTCGAACGGCGTCATGCCGCGGGCCTGCACGTTCGACGCGGCGAACGTCAGTCCGAGCGCGAGGGCCATCGTGAGCGACGCACGGAATCGATTCCGCATGGCGTTTCCTTCGGATGGGAGTGGGGCAGAAAGGGTTGTTCGGCGGGCCCTGACGAGGGTCTCCGGCCTTCGGATTCGGAATCCAAAGGGTAGGACGGCCCCGCGCGCGGAGCAACTCGCCACGCTGCGGAACCTGCGACACCGGAAGGGGTTCAGTCGCCCGGCCGGACCTGGCCGCAGGTGTCCACGTGCCGGGCGTGCTGGCAGCGGATCACCTCGTTGTGGAACAGAGCCTCGGTCACCACGCCCACGAACTGGGCCTCGGCTCCGTGCAGACGGAATGCGGGCCCGCCGCACAGTCCGGCCAGCCGCCCCGGCATGACCGCGCCCTCCATCAACGCCGAGAAGCGACGCGCCACGGTTTTCTCGACCACGAACGAGTACTGCACCTGCGCCGGCCATTGGTCCTGCGGGAATCCCAGGACGGTCACGCGATCCCCCGGTTCGGCAGCCGGTGCCGGCCAGTGGAGGGGGTTGTGGAAGGTCCATTCGTCGCCGAGGTGCACGAGCTCCTCGGGCTCGAGCCGTAGCGTGGCCAGATCGTGTCGTCGATCGATGCACAGCAGCCGGTCGGAGAGGTCGTCGACCTTCATGTTCCCGAGCCACACCTCGGCGCCGGGATCGCTGCGGAAGCGCTCGAGACACTCGTCGACGACGTGCGCGACGGTCACCGCGAAGGGACGGTCGATCCACAGCAACGACGCACTGGCGTTGCGGATCGGTCCGGTGCCTTCGTGTTGCGACGGGACCAGGGCGATGGGAAGGGAATGGCTGCGAAGGCCGGGCGCGGCACTCATGGCCAACAGGCTAGGCCGTCGTCGCGACCTCGCCAGCGATGCGCTGCAATCGTTCCCAGAGGTCTTCGACGTGCCGCCGCTGGGTGCGCGCGTTGCCCACGGCCATGCGCAGGGCGAAGCGCGGGTCGCCGCCGCGCTGGACCACGGTGTGCGACACGAAGGAACGGCCGTCCTCGTTCAATCGGTCCATGATCGCGGTGTTGTGCGCCCGCAGCGCGTCCTCGTCGCCGGCCATGGCGGGCGGCACGTGGCGGTACAGCACCGTGCTCATGGGCGCCGGAACGAGGCGTTCCCAGTCCTCGCTCGCATCGATCCAGCCGGCGAAGACAGCGGCCAGGTCGACGTGGTGTTCGATCAACGCCGCAATCCGGTCCCGACCGAACCAGCGCAGCACGAACCACAGCTTCAGCGATCGGAAGCGGCGGCCGAGCGCCACGCCGTAGTCCATGAGATTGCGCGCGACGTCGTCCTCGGGCGTCATCAGGTAGGGCGGCACCAGCGAGAACGCGGCGCGGAAGGCGCTCGCATCGCGGTAGAGCAGCACGCTGCAGTCCATGGGCACGAACAGCCACTTGTGCGGATTGACCACCAGACTGTCGGCGCGGTCGACGCCGTCGAGCACCCAGCGGAAGCGTTCGCTCGCCGCCATGGCGCCACCGTAGGCCGCGTCGACGTGCAACCACAGGCCTTCCTCGGCGCACACGTCGGCGATGGCCGCCACCGGATCGACCGACGTGGTCGAGGTCGTGCCCGTGGTCGCCACCACGGCCATCGGGACCACGCCGTGCACGCGGTCCTCGGCGATCGCCGCGCGCAGGGTCGCCGGGTCGAGGCGGAAGTCGTCGTCGACGGCCACGCGCCGGCATCCCTCCACGCCCAGCCCGAGCACGATGCACGCCCGCTCGACCGAGCTGTGTGCCTCTTCACTGCAGTACACGCGCAGGGGCGGACGCCCGGCGAGGCCCTTCTCGCGCACCGCGCCGTCGGTGATCCGGTGCCGCGCGGCGGCCAGCGCAACGAGCGTGCTCGTGCTGGCCGTGTCCTCGATGTGGCCCTCGAACCGTTCCGGAATCCCCAACAGATCGCGCACCCAGGAACAGGTACGGAGTTCCAGTTCGGTGGCCGCCGGTCCGGTGCGCCAGAGCATGGCGTTGTCGTTCAGGGTGGCGATCAGCGTCTCGGCCAGGATGCCCGGACCGCTGCCGGTGTTCGAGAAGTAGGCGTGGAAGCCGGGGTGGTTCCAGTGCGTCGTGGCCGGCACGATCAGACGGTCGAAGTCCGCCAGGATCGTGTCCATCGACTCGCCGTGTTCGGGAGCCCGCGCGGGAAGTTGCGCCGAGACCTCGCCCGGGCGCACCTTGGCGAGCACCGGCAGGTCCTCGACGCGGCCGACGAAGTCGGCGATCCAGTCGGCCACGGCGTGGGCGTGCCGCCGCAACTCGTCGGGGTGCATGTCGTTGGTCTCGACGGATTCGTCCATGCGCAGGTCCTTCGTTCGGTCGCCGACGTTCGGTCGTCCCGATGGTAGTGGCAGCCGCGACGCCTGACGACCCACACCCCTCCCCGGAAGCCCCCGCATGCAGGACCTCGTCCGCACCGAGATCCGCCCGCCGCTGGCACGCATCACCATCCGCGGCCGGCGTCACCTCGACGGCCCGCTGGTCGACGCCCTGCACCGGGCCTGGGACGCCGTCGACACACGCGACGACCTGGAACTCGTGTCCTTCGACAACGAGGGCGACGACTTCCTGGTCGGCGTCGACGGCCGGTGGGTGGTCGAACGCATGGAAGCCGACGACCTGGCGGCGATCGAGGACTTCGTGCGCAACGGCCAGGGCTTCCTCCGGCGGCTCGACTCCGCACGCCCACGCACGCTGGCCCGCGTGCGCGGCTTCGCCACCGGCGCCGGAGCCGAGTGGATCGCCGCTTGCGACGCCGTCGTGGCCACGCCCGACGCCCGCATCGGCCTGCCCGAGACGGGCCTGGGCATCCATCCCGCGCTGGGGGGAACGCAGCGGTTGCCGCGGCGGATCGGCTTCGCGGCCGCCCGCTGGGCGATCCTCACCGGGACCTACGTGAGCGCGGCCGGCGCGCGCACCCTGGGCCTGGTCGACGGCCTCGACGACGAGGACGACCGGACGGCCGCCACCGCCAGCGCGTGTCGGGCCGCACGCGTCGCGCGGGCGCCGCACCGCCGCGAGGGACTCGATGACGCCCTGCTGCGCGCCTTCGAACACCGCACCCTGCCCGAACTCTGCGGCGGGCCCCGTCCAGACGATCCCCCCGATCTGCAGCGCGCCCTGCGCCGCGTCGCCCGCCGGGCTCCGGTGGCGCTGCGCGTGGCCGACACCCTGCTCCACCTGTCGACGGAGACCGAACTCGAGCAAGGACTGCAGCGCGAGGTCGACGAACTGGCGACGGTCTACGCGACCCGCGACGCACTGGCGGGGATGCGGGCGAGCGCAGCCGGGCGCCGCGCCACCCGCTTCCACGGTCACTGAGCCGTCGACCGGTCGGGCTTCGGCACGATCTCGAGCGACGTGCGGGTCGAGTGTCCCGCCACGTCGGGCAGGTACATGGCCATCGCCCGCGCCGGCGCCACGTGGAACACACCCGGCGACTCGGCCACGAGCTCGTACTCGATCACGTGCTCGCCCTCGGACAATGCGTCCAGGAAGAAGGCCGTGCGGTCGTCGCGCACCTCGCGGTGGCCCGACGTCCGGCCGAACGACGTGAAGCCGCTACGCTGTTCGAGCGGCTCGGCGCCCGCCGGACGCGGATCCTCCACGATCAGGAAGTCGACGTCGTGGTCGAGGTCCAGACGCAGCCGCACGCGCAGACGGTCGCCGCTGCGCACGGTGTCGCCGTCGTCGAGCGGAACCTCGAAGTCGACCACACCGGCACCGAGGGTCCGGCGCGGATCCAGACGCACGACCTCGCGCTCGATGCGGACCACGTTGCCCGCCGCCTCGATCTCGCGCGCGCGGCTGAAGGCGTCGGCCTCGTAGGTCACATAGGCGCGGCCGGTGCCCTCGAGTTCGAGCTCGAGGGCGCCGCCGTCGAGCACCGTGGCCGGAAGCGCGAAGCGGCCGCCGCCGTCGACCACCTCGTCCGGACGCACACGCACCCGCACGAGTTCGTCGCCGTCCTGGCGGGCCACGAAGGTGTAGTCGGGCGTCAGCTCGTCGCTGCCGCGCAGGTGATCGCACAGGGCGTACAACGCGTGCGCGCTGCTGCGCGTGCTGTCCCACTGGTGCCCGCGACGGTTGAGCACCAGCCACCGGGCCACGGCGTCGCGACGCGGATGGTCGGGATCGATCTCGACCATGGCCTGCAGCGCGAACGACGTGGTCTCGACCGCACCGCGGCCACGCCACCAGTAGTTGCTGGTCACACCCCAGTGCGCGGTGTCGACGTCCGGATCGAGGCGCACGTCGTTCTCGAGCGTGCGCAGCAGCGTGGCGGCACGGTCGCTCGCCCCGAAGTGGTGCAGGGCGATCGCCGTCAGCGCCCGCGCGTAGGGTGTGAGCTCGTCGCGGCGGTCGAGCAGATCGTTCGCCCAGCGGCGCATGGCGTCGTCGGGGCGCGCGTCGCCGTGCAACGCGACGTCGGCGCGGGCGAGCGCGACGAGTGCATAGGACAGGTCGTCGGAACGCGACTCGATCCGGGAGATCTCGGCCCGGAGCGCTTCGCGACCACGGCGCAGGACTTCGCGGTCGACGTCGACGCCCGCGTCTTCAGCCTCGGCCAACGCCACGAGCACGTGGGCCGTCACGTAGGGGTGCGTCGGCCGGTCGCGGCCACCCCACCAGCTCCAACCGCCCTGACCGTTCTGAAGGGCGGCGATGCGATCGAGACCGTCGGCGATCCTGGCGTCGAGCTCGGGATCGAAGCGATCACTGCGCACACCCAGCCGTTCGACCACCGCGCGCACGGCCACCGCGGGCACGAAGCGCGACAGCGTCTGCTCGACGCAGCCGTAGGGATAGTCGGCCAGCGCGGGCAGAGCATCGATGGCCGCCGACAGCATGGTGGGCGCGACCGTCAGCGTGACCACCTCGCTGCCCGGCAGGCGCTCGTCGATCGACGGGAAGGACATCGACGCCCGGCCCGGTCCGACCTCGCGCACCGAGGCCACGTGCAGTCCGGTCCCGAAGGGCAGCAGCTCCACGGTGCGGCGCATCGCGTCCTCACCCTGCTCGCTGCGCACCGCCACCTGCACGTCGACCGCTCCGGGTTCCACGCCGGTGATCCGTCCCTGCTCGTCGCGGACGAGTTCGAAGGACCCCAGTTCGAAGGGAACGCCCAGGTCGAAGTCCACGCGGGCCTGTCCGTGTGCCGGCACGAGCACCGATTCGACCCGAGGGCCGTCGGTCAACCGCTCGACCTCGAGCTGGACAGCCGCCTTCGTCTCGGTGTCGGTCTCGTTGTGCACGATCGCCGCCACCGTGAAGCGATCGTCGGCCCGGAACACGCGCGGATGCTGCAGGCGCACCATCATCGGCTTGCGCGTGCGCGTGGTGGTCTTCGCCGTGCCGACGCGGGTCTGCGGATCGACGGCCAGGACGAAGGCGTTCCACTGCGTGAGCGACTCGGCCAGCGGCACGTCGACGGTGGCCTCGCCGTCGGCATCGGTGGTCACGCCGGTGCGCCACAGGACGGTGGTGCGGAAGTCGGTGCGGACCGAGGCGGGGGTGAACGGCTCCGCGGCTCCCACGTCGTCGGCGACCGACCGGGCCACACGGACGTCGAAGGCGTCGGGGGCCGCGCTCGCCTCCATCATCCGAGTTCCGCGCCGTTGCATGCCGCCACCCTTCTGCCCGATGTCGGCCACCTCCTCGTCCTCGTCGCCCGGCTCGAGCTCCACGTACCCGCCGTGGCGCGCGGCCATCGACTGCGGCACGGCCGCGCGCTCGCGCGGGAAGGCCCGCAGTTCCTGCAGGGGATCGAGTCGCGGGCGCGGGGCGACCTCGAGCAGCGCCTGGTCGACCACCGCGATCGAGAAGGTCGTCGACACGGGATCACCGTTGGCGTCGAGGGCCTTCACGCGCAGCGACGCGTCGGTGCCGGGCGCGAAGTGTTCGCCGGCGAACTCCAGCTCCAGGTCGAGCAGCTTCGACGCCGGAGGCGCGACCACCGTCACCGACGCCCGGTGCACGCGGAAGTCGCCCACGCGCGTGGCCTGGATCTCGAATTCGGGACGGTGCCGGTCGTCGAGTTCGATCTCCAGGAGACGCGAGGTTCCGTTCAAGCGCACGACCTCGGCCTCGGTGCCGCCGGCGTGCACGCGGCTCAACAGCACCGACGCGCCCGGCGTCTCGGACAGCAGCAACACGCGCGCGACGTCGCCGAGCACCTCGGGCTGCTCCACGATCAACTGCACGGCGCTGTCGACCGAGGGGATGTCGCGCGTGCGCGGGTCGGCCACGTAGACGGTGGTCTCCGCTTCCATCTCGTAGCCGCGGCCGTCGACGCCGCGGAAGACCACGCGGTAACGACCGGTGCGTTCGGGTTCGAAATCGATGGTGGCGTGGCCGTCGTCGTCGGTGCGGATCGTGCGCTGCATCAGCGAGCGTTCGGTGCCGTCCTCGTCGCGACGGCGCAACTCCCACGTCCCCTCGTGGGCCACGCCGCGCTGCATGGCGTCGACGATTCGCAGGCGCACGGCGGCGCGATCGCCGGGCGCCACTACGGATCGTTCCGGCGCGAGCCGCGCGGTGAGTTCGGTGTGGCCGATCGTCACCGTTCCCGAGCCGCGCTCCTGCCGACGCGAGACGTCGGTCACCGTGGCCTCGATCCGGTAGCGCAGAGAACGATCGGTCGTGTCGTCGGGGTCGGTCGGCACGCGCAGCGTGGCGCGGCCTTCGTCGTCGAGAACCAGCCGTTCCTCGAGCACGGTCTCGCCCTGCGATCCACCCGGGGGCATGATCCGCAGACGCGAGGCCGACCCGGTGGGTTCGATCGGACGCCAGCGCGGCTGCGGCCACGGCCAGGGGATCTCGAACACAGGGCGCTTCGTCACGGTCACGCGCACGTCGCCGGCCACCGGCCCGCCGAACAGATAGGCAGCCTCGACGTCGACCTCGAGCGTGTCGCCGAGCACATAGCGACGCTCGCGGTCGAGCGCGACGTCGACGGTGAACTCGGGCAGTCGGACCTCGCCCACCTCGAACATCGCCGCGTCCGACCACTGCCCGTCGTCGGTGGCCACCACCTGCACGCGATGGTTGCCGAGCATCGCCGACGCCGGCACGCGGTGGTCGAGCTCGAACGATCCGTTGTCGTCGAGCGTCACGGTGCGTTCGAGCTGCACCTCGCCGTTCGGATCGACGATCGTCACCCGGGCGCGGTCGCCGGCGGGCACGTCGACCCGACGCGCACGCACCGCGAGCTCGCGCACGAAGCCCTGCAGATGCACGGTCTCGCCCGGCCGGTACAGCGGCCGATCGGTCCACAGGAGCGACCGGAAGCTCCGCGCCGGAGCCGTCCAGCCGCGGCCGTGCGGATAGCCGGCGAAGAGGATCGGATGTCCGCCGTGTTCGCCGTGGACGATCATCGCGCGCGCGTGGTCGCCCACCGACACGAAGGCCCGCCCGTCGTCGGCGGTGCGCACGCGTTCGCTTCGCCAGACCATGCGGCGCGCGTTGCCACCGCGTTCCCAGGACCCACGGGCGACGTCCAGCTCGACACCCGCCACCGGTTCGCCGCGGCTCATGTCCACCGCCCACAGCTCGCGGACCGTGTCGTCACGACCGGCCGGCCGGTAGGCACGATCGAGCACACCCAGCGCGCTCACGACGAAGGCCAGGCGTTCGGGCTCGGGTGCCCTGTCGCCGTCGAACACGCGGCCCCGCGCGACGAGCACGTAAACGCCGGGGTCGAGTGGATCGATCCACTGCGCTTCGGAACGTCGCTGGTGACGCTGCCGCCGCGCCGGCCCGTCCTCACGCGCCCTCTGCTCGACGGCGTCGTCGGTGCGGCGCGACCACACGACCTCGCCGGCGTCGGCGACGATCAGCTCGTGCAGCCGTGAAGCGCTTCCGAGTTCGGAGACCGGGCGCAGGTCGTCGTCGAGGTCGATCCGTCGCAGCTCGAGATCCCACCCCGCCAGGTTCCGCCAGTGGAGCCCGAGCCGGTGGTGCGAACCGGGACGGAACAGCTCGTTGCCGGTGAGTTCGATGGCCGGGCTGCGCAGTTCGGTCAGCCGCCGACGTGCCTCGCGTGCGACCAGTCCATCGGCCACGTCCACGGCGTCGACGGCGCGCTCGTAGTAGCCGACGGCGGCGACCAGATCACCCCGGCGCTGGGCCACACGGCCGGCCACGAGCGCAGCGTGGGCCCGTACCCAGGGGTCGTCGGTCCGGCGCAACAGATCGCGGGCCACGCGGGCCTCGAGGTCGCCCTCACCACCGATCGCCACCGCCCCCCCACGCAGATCCGGCGTGGGTCCCGACCGGATGCCGAGGAGACGCACCCCGAGGTCTTCGATCAGCGTGTCCGGAGCCGAGGCCGACACCAGATTCGACCAGATCCGCTCCAGCGTCGCGCGATGCGCAGTCGCCCCCCGGTGCGAAGGACGGGAACCAAGGAGCGCGCGGGCGAGATCGGCGTAGCCCGGGATCGCCGCCTCGATGTCGGTGCGACGCTCCCAGAAGTCCAGCACGGGCTCGATCGGTCCGGGCAGGGTCGCGGCGTCGCGTGAACGCACGAGCTCGGCGTAGGCGCGTGCGCCCCAGGCGTCCCTGGGTTCCAGGGCCAGGCGCTCGAGTTCCTGCCGTGCCTCGGTGCGGCGCTCGGCCGAGGGCTCCGCCTCGCGCTCCGCCTGACGCAGGGTGGCCGCGGCCCGCAACCAGCGGAACCGGCGCGGTTCGACGCCCTCGGGTGCCTGTTCCAGGCCCCGGAGCGCGTCGCGGGCCGCGCGATACTCGCCGTTACGGAAGTCCTCGACGGCGGCCTCGAAGACGACCGCGGGATCCTTCGAGCGGGCGTCGGCCTCCCGCGGCCCGGGCAGGAGTCCCGGATTCGTCGCCATGAACAGGACGCCACCGAGCAGGAGCCCGGCGACGAGCACGAACAGCGGGCGCGGACGCAACGACGGGTGGCGAACGGGGACCATGGTCGTTCCTTCTTCGGGTCGGAGGCTGTGGGCGTGGTCACCGGGATGTACGTCCGAACCCGGTGGTCCATTCCCGACCCGGCCCCGTTCCCACGACAGGGCCGCGTGCACCTGTTACCTTCTGCCGACGGTTCCGTCCCGTCCACGGGACGATTCCTCTCCATTCCACCCGGTTCTCCCGGAGCGATCGGTCCATCATGCGCTCGTCGATCCTCACCCTGCTCCTCGTCGCGCTGGCCACGGCCCCGGCCGCCCACGCTCAACAGAAGACCCTGGCCGACATGCCCGAGATCCCCTCGGGAGACATGAACTACCGGTCGTGGACCTACGTGGAGTACGCGGACGTCGGCGTTCCCGTCTTCGCGATGATTCCGGGCGATGGTCTCTCGGCCGAGGGCTTCCGCGAGCGGCCGAACGGAGAGCCCTCGTGGGGCCGCATGGCGCGCGCGCGCGGTTACAGCGCCTTCATGCTCGATCGCGTGGGCTGCGGAAAGGCCCCGGCGCCGCCCGATCGCGACTTCGGCCGGATCCTCGAAACGGGTCTCTTCGGCGTCTACCAGATCGGCTTCGCCACCAAGGCCGGCACGATGATCGCGCACGGCGACGCAGCCGGGATGGCCGTCCGGGCCCGCAGCTTCGATCCCTCGGTGGCCGCATCCATGGTGCTGATCGACCCGATCGGCCCGCAGGGCGCGCAACCCATGACCGATCTCACGCCCCACGAGGTGCTCGAACGACGGCGCGATCCGAACCACCCGTGGGTGACCTGGGGCTTCGGTCCCGAACACGGCGTGCTGCGCGAGGGATTGGACCTGACGCAGGCCGAGGCCGAGAGCCTCGTGGCGAACCACGAGGACGATCAGCCGGCGTACTGGGCCGGCCTCCTCACCGACATGGATTCCGACTACCGCGTGCGCGAACCCATGCACCTGGACGGCCTGCCGGTGCTGGTGATCCGGACACCCGCCGCCGACGAGGAACAGATCGAGCGCGAGGAGCACGTGGTGCGCTGGATGACCGAGCGCGGCATGCGCGTCGACCGGCTCGATCTGTCGTCGCACCCGACACTGGGGAACACCAGTGGTCTGCCCTGGGCCGGCGATCTGTCCGACGAGGTCTTCGAGGAGATCTGGACCTGGTACCACGACCTCGACGGCGTTCCCGTGCTCGCAGGACGGTGATCGTGTCCGACTGCGTCTTCGACATCGAAACCGCCCCTCTGCCCGACGCCGAGATCCCACCCGCCTTCGTCGACAAGCTGCGCGAGGAGTCCGACCCGGACGGCCCCGATGCCTGGCGCGAACGCCTGGGGCTGTACGCGCTGTCGGCCCGGGTGGTCGTGATCGGAATGCTGAACCCGGCGTCCGGTCGCGGTGTCCTGCTCCACGACGACGAGCACGGAGCGCTCGGTGACCTCGACCTGCCCGACGACACCCGCTTCGAGGTGATCGGTGGCGACGAAGCGGCGATCCTGACGCACTTCTGGGATCGGATCGTGCCCTTCCGCCGGGTGATCACCTACAACGGTCGGGGATTCGACGTACCCTTCCTCATGCAACGCTCCCTGGTGCGAGAGGTCCCGATCCGCGCCAATCTCATGCCACCGCGCTTCTTCCTCGACCGCAACCACCTGGATCTGCAGGACGTGCTGTCGATGTTCCGGGCCACGCGCCCCTTCGGCCTGTCGGCCTGGACCCAGGCGATCGGCGCCTCCAGCCCCAAGGACGGCTCGGTGGCCGGGGCCGAGGTGGGCGAGGCCTTCGCCGCCGGCCGCACCGGCGAGATCGTCGAGTACTGCGCACGCGACGTCGTCGCCACGGCCCGCCTGGCCGAGAAGACCGCGGAGCTGTGGGGCCCCATGCTCGGCCGATGACCCCGACCGCACCCGGAGAACCATGACCGAACCCGCATTCCAGGACCTCTACCCGGAACCCTACGCCCAGTGCTACGGTTGCGGCCGGCTGAACGAACAGGGCCTGCAGATCAAGAGCCGGTGGGAAGGCGACGTGTCGGTGTGCCACTACACGCCGCGCCCCGAGCACACCGCGGTCCCCGGCTACGTGTACGGAGGGCTGCTGGCGTCGCTGGTCGACTGCCACGCCACCGGCACCGCCGCGGCCGCGGCCACACACGCGCATGGCGATCCGTTGCGTGCCGACACCATCCGCCGCTTCGTCACGGCGCGCCTCGAGGTCGACTACCGCGCGCCCACGCCGCTGGGCGTGGAACTCGAACTGCGCGCCCGACCCGTCGAGGTGAAGGGCCGCAAGGTCGTCGTCGACATCGAACTGCTGGCCGAAGGAAGAGTCACCGTGACCGGCCATGCGATCTGTGTCGAGGCACCGTCGTCGCTGATCGACGA from Candidatus Krumholzibacteriia bacterium includes these protein-coding regions:
- a CDS encoding ribonuclease H-like domain-containing protein, whose protein sequence is MSDCVFDIETAPLPDAEIPPAFVDKLREESDPDGPDAWRERLGLYALSARVVVIGMLNPASGRGVLLHDDEHGALGDLDLPDDTRFEVIGGDEAAILTHFWDRIVPFRRVITYNGRGFDVPFLMQRSLVREVPIRANLMPPRFFLDRNHLDLQDVLSMFRATRPFGLSAWTQAIGASSPKDGSVAGAEVGEAFAAGRTGEIVEYCARDVVATARLAEKTAELWGPMLGR
- a CDS encoding MG2 domain-containing protein; translated protein: MVPVRHPSLRPRPLFVLVAGLLLGGVLFMATNPGLLPGPREADARSKDPAVVFEAAVEDFRNGEYRAARDALRGLEQAPEGVEPRRFRWLRAAATLRQAEREAEPSAERRTEARQELERLALEPRDAWGARAYAELVRSRDAATLPGPIEPVLDFWERRTDIEAAIPGYADLARALLGSRPSHRGATAHRATLERIWSNLVSASAPDTLIEDLGVRLLGIRSGPTPDLRGGAVAIGGEGDLEARVARDLLRRTDDPWVRAHAALVAGRVAQRRGDLVAAVGYYERAVDAVDVADGLVAREARRRLTELRSPAIELTGNELFRPGSHHRLGLHWRNLAGWDLELRRIDLDDDLRPVSELGSASRLHELIVADAGEVVWSRRTDDAVEQRAREDGPARRQRHQRRSEAQWIDPLDPGVYVLVARGRVFDGDRAPEPERLAFVVSALGVLDRAYRPAGRDDTVRELWAVDMSRGEPVAGVELDVARGSWERGGNARRMVWRSERVRTADDGRAFVSVGDHARAMIVHGEHGGHPILFAGYPHGRGWTAPARSFRSLLWTDRPLYRPGETVHLQGFVRELAVRARRVDVPAGDRARVTIVDPNGEVQLERTVTLDDNGSFELDHRVPASAMLGNHRVQVVATDDGQWSDAAMFEVGEVRLPEFTVDVALDRERRYVLGDTLEVDVEAAYLFGGPVAGDVRVTVTKRPVFEIPWPWPQPRWRPIEPTGSASRLRIMPPGGSQGETVLEERLVLDDEGRATLRVPTDPDDTTDRSLRYRIEATVTDVSRRQERGSGTVTIGHTELTARLAPERSVVAPGDRAAVRLRIVDAMQRGVAHEGTWELRRRDEDGTERSLMQRTIRTDDDGHATIDFEPERTGRYRVVFRGVDGRGYEMEAETTVYVADPRTRDIPSVDSAVQLIVEQPEVLGDVARVLLLSETPGASVLLSRVHAGGTEAEVVRLNGTSRLLEIELDDRHRPEFEIQATRVGDFRVHRASVTVVAPPASKLLDLELEFAGEHFAPGTDASLRVKALDANGDPVSTTFSIAVVDQALLEVAPRPRLDPLQELRAFPRERAAVPQSMAARHGGYVELEPGDEDEEVADIGQKGGGMQRRGTRMMEASAAPDAFDVRVARSVADDVGAAEPFTPASVRTDFRTTVLWRTGVTTDADGEATVDVPLAESLTQWNAFVLAVDPQTRVGTAKTTTRTRKPMMVRLQHPRVFRADDRFTVAAIVHNETDTETKAAVQLEVERLTDGPRVESVLVPAHGQARVDFDLGVPFELGSFELVRDEQGRITGVEPGAVDVQVAVRSEQGEDAMRRTVELLPFGTGLHVASVREVGPGRASMSFPSIDERLPGSEVVTLTVAPTMLSAAIDALPALADYPYGCVEQTLSRFVPAVAVRAVVERLGVRSDRFDPELDARIADGLDRIAALQNGQGGWSWWGGRDRPTHPYVTAHVLVALAEAEDAGVDVDREVLRRGREALRAEISRIESRSDDLSYALVALARADVALHGDARPDDAMRRWANDLLDRRDELTPYARALTAIALHHFGASDRAATLLRTLENDVRLDPDVDTAHWGVTSNYWWRGRGAVETTSFALQAMVEIDPDHPRRDAVARWLVLNRRGHQWDSTRSSAHALYALCDHLRGSDELTPDYTFVARQDGDELVRVRVRPDEVVDGGGRFALPATVLDGGALELELEGTGRAYVTYEADAFSRAREIEAAGNVVRIEREVVRLDPRRTLGAGVVDFEVPLDDGDTVRSGDRLRVRLRLDLDHDVDFLIVEDPRPAGAEPLEQRSGFTSFGRTSGHREVRDDRTAFFLDALSEGEHVIEYELVAESPGVFHVAPARAMAMYLPDVAGHSTRTSLEIVPKPDRSTAQ